The Silene latifolia isolate original U9 population chromosome Y, ASM4854445v1, whole genome shotgun sequence sequence AGCAAGTTCATCTTTAACtttaatatatatatttttttttttggtaaaatgtgagtatatatattactaggtagtatcccgcgctttgcgcggcctgttttaaaattttattattataattgaagaaaaagtaATAGGTTTTTCTACATGCTACCTTGTATTTCTTCAAATTCTACATGGCTTCCCTCGCTTTTCAAAAATATCAGTGGTAATGAAAATATTTTACAATACCCAAAATTCTTTAATTCACCTCTTTTAAATGTTTCTTTTACgcatttttgattgattttttgcCAATAATTTGTCATGTTATTCACATAAATATTGTTTTTTCAATCGTAAAcatattttctttacaaaattaaAATGTTTAAACTCTTGATTTTTAGTAGTTTGGgtattttaaaaatattttacTAAGTTTATTGGTACCACCGATGTTTTGAAAAACCTAAGGGTACCAcgtagaattcgaaaaaaaaaacataggGGTACCACGTAAAAAACCCAAATACTATAATTCATATAAGACctctaatatttttacttataaattaaaattctcaaatttaattttttaggtttaacttcaatgttttaaaataaaatacataaaattttaattaaaacaaatAAGTGAATTATGCAGTATCAAGGtttaattttataaataaatttctGACTGattaaatatcatattaattaaaataaaatttattcaaatAATGTAACAATAAatattaagttctcaaattatattatttcacgatacgttatgttccaaaacaattaataatttgttcaaaatgatgtgaatataattttatgtaatttgttcaaaatgatgtgatatttatgtatcaaataaATGAGgtccaaactcaacttattcaaatgttttgattgtgtcttgcataATCTATGTATCAAATAtatctataagaaatttgcaATTTTTTCTATGTATAATGATGTTTAAAAGTTTACCTGTGAATAAAATAAGTTGAACTTTCTAAAATATTcctttttgaggtttaacttcaaagtatttaaaatataacatataaaatatttaactaaaaataaatttagttaatcataatcaatattttatacttgacgtataAATATTTAATtgaagaaaataaagaaaaatctagcgtgttttctactttttcatgtaatttataataatatattacttaataatcattactttttttattattcaaattcattcgtgatcactgtgtacatacatacccgtacacatactcgttatcacactatttaagcCTATCAAAAtatcatatgtattcaatttctcgcaatataattttCTTTCATTCCCACACTATAAAATCTTATCTattagtagttttctttaagttctatttttaataaatacaatgactcttccaaatatatttttcttaatagaTTTAATGGtctaaattttataactttctcaaatttttttttttacgtaaatgtaaaatattGTGAGACATTCACTTTATCATCtttacatatcaaaatatttaaataaatataatgaaaattatattcaattgaaagcatttttcgcaatgaaggtaattatttatattttagaatttttatcaaaatatttttttaataaatttagaatcaaattaccgtaattatttaatttaattttataataaaattattaaactataattaatattttgctgagatttatacagcatttattatgttcGTATTAAATGATTAGCTGTAATTAATGCTTGTCATTAAGACTGTATGTGACACATGACGCATCCACAAATGTTTCAActcgattatatatatatatatatatatatatatatatatatatatatatatatatatatatatatatatatatataaatataaaataagataaaaaCAAAGTTACATATGGTGATCAAGCATCAATTAAACATCTATTACATATAAATTCTTATGTCTTAACCAATCtttaactttaataaatattacATAATGGTAGGCACTATTCTTTTCGGCGGAAAGAAGCTGAACTAAACCGAGTAGAGCCAAGCTGAATTGAGCTGTATTGATTGAAATTGAGTTAAATTAGATAAAGCTgcaaataattaatttatgaaGAGATGGACTGAACTGAATaaagatgactttaatttaatctGAACGGAACTAAATGGAGTTAAGCTGAACtaaaataaactgaaattaaattataaaaaatagGGTAATCCGTAAGATGTAAGAGTAGAATAAGGCATCAATCTCATCTCGGAATACAATCTCCATTTTTACCTAGCGCATATGGAGTATGGAGTATGGAGTATGGAGTATTTACCATTTTAACATGTTTAGATGTGTTAACCAAAAAAACAAGTTTAGATGTCACCTAGAACATAAATAATAATCTTATGCTAAATAAATAGACTAATGGGAATTTTTAGACCCTACTAAATCTTGTTTTTAGTTTATAAGAGTTGGTAAAACCTAAATTTTAATTAACGCAGGGAAGAATCCGCAGAGTACTACGCAAACAAGGCATATTCTCGATGCAAAAGCGTACTTCGTAGTAAACATTGGAAAGTAACAGTATGCATAATTAGAGTTAAATTCATTTAATTAGGCTTCGTGATTTCTAATATGATACCGAGTACTACGTATTTTGTAAATTGATGAATGTGTTATAAAAACTTTCGTTTTACGGACTATAATCTACTATTATGCCGCTTACGCGCCTTAAGTATTACTCTATAATATCTATCCAactgtaaaaaaaaaagtattacAAGCACTTTGTATGCGACTGCATAACTACTGAAAAAcgaaataaagtaaataattagAGATTACGGAGAATGTATTATACGGACTTTATTCATGATCCGAAGTCGGAATTATAGTTCATTGAGTcatggcgcccaccgtggggcattatggtcgtcaatcgttgattacCCAGACATATAATGGACAAGCAAACGTCAACAGTCGTGTCAGGGAGCGGTCAACCGTCGATACCACCCAATCCAATTCAAAATCCAGCATCAGCGGCACAAACTCAGGCCCCCGGACACACTCCAAGAGCCGCATCCGTGACAAAAGTCACTCTGCCTCCTAAAACTTTTGCTGTGGCGGCTCAACCCAGATTAGACAAGGGCACAACAAGTTCAGGCCTCACCCCACCACCCAGTCCAACAAAAACCCTGCTCAGCGGTATGGAGAATCTTCAAAAGGTCATGGAAGATATGCGAGAGGACAAGAGAAAGGCAGAAGCTGAAGCAAGAAGAAGGGACAGGGAACTCTGGGCGTAGATACACTTTTTGAAGCAGCAGTCCGGCACACCAGCAAGCACGGGGGATGAAGGTCGGTCCCCGGTAGTAGATCTTACCCAGGGGGCATCAAGCAGCAGGAGTCAACTTCGACGGATACCAGCCGAGTTGGTAACAAGACTGTATCTAACAGCAGCGTCAACAGGAGAAAGGATAACACCGCAAGGgctaggatacctcacaccagacagCTGGCAGCCAGCCAGCCGCGTGGAAGTACAACCAGGTAACCTTCCAGTTGATAACTTCGGAGTAACTAACCAGACACCTGGTGCAGGATCCGCAGGTAGCCCGCAGGTAAGCTGGCATCAAGGAACACTCGTGACCTCAACCCCATTAGCTACCACGCCACATTAGAACCTTCAAGAATTCGGGCCTGGAAGCATCACTCTAAATCAGCAGGTAGCAGACAGACGAATCCCGGATTCAGGAAGCCTGGCCAATTAGCAGTACCTGGAGCTAAGGGAAATGCTGGGCAGGGTCCCAGATTGCCACCTCCACTTGAGAAGGCGGCACCCGACAGTTATGCTGACTCGCCATTTGTGGACGCCATATCCATTgttgccatgccaaagggattcacaaatccaaacatgcctctctttgaAGGCACtacagatccctttgaccatatgagccagtacaagcagaaaatgatgacagtgACGGCTGTAGGACAAGTAAATGAAGCTTGTATGTGTAAGGGGTTTAAATCCACACTGTCGGGGCCAGCACTCTGATGGTTCATAAGCTTGCCTAACAGATCAATATCCACATTTGCCGACCTGGTAAACGCATTCACTCAGCAATTTGCAAGCAACCGGAAGCTGCAGAAGCACGCAAGAGACTTGTACAGAATTGTTCAGGGAGCTGGTGAGACCATTGGAGAGTACAACactagattcaacaatgagaaggtggcgGTACGGGAATGTGATGTGTCAACAGCGGTGGAAGCCTTCAGTAGGGGCCTACACCATGAGTCTGACCTGTATAAGCAGTTAACTATGCACCCTTGTCATAGCTTTGAGGCGGTGCAAGAGAAAGCAGCAACTGCGATCAGATTATaagaagatatcctagccagagccagcataCCAAGTACGCCAAGCGTATCCGGCACACCAGCCATGGAGAAGTCAGGTAGAAAGCAACCCACTAGCAAGAACGATGAAAGATACatgccatatggaaggggagtcaacaagGTCGACAACAGAgaagaaaatcagcaactccccacactggcagaatatggattcacaaTTGGCGTCAgaggaatcctgaaagcactAAGAGAGATGGGAGACAGGGTAAGATGGCCCAGGCCACCAGTAGAGGGACATGCATGGCGAAAGGACAGCAAGAAAAAATGTGAGTTCCATTGTGACATTGGGCATAACACGGAGGATTGCTACACACTACGCAGGGAGATCAGACGCCTGTATGAGCAGGgagaactgagccacctattaccacgtagGGGCAAACggcaagataaggtaggctctgCAAAGCCTGCAACTCCACCTACATgcaccaagataataaacgtgataacaggcggctcaaacttaagcggattgacatattcagcagccaaaAGGCGTGCCACTGAGACTAAGGGAGATAGACCAGAAACTTCTTGCAGGATTTCTCACAATGACCTACCTACTGTAGCTTTCGACGAAGGGGATGTGCATTATGGACATGAACATCACGATGCACTTATCATAACTCTATCAATGGCCAACTGTACAGTTAGGAAGGTCCTGGTGGACACTAGTAGCTCGGTCAATTTGATCATGCTTAAAATCGTAGAAAATATGGGGTTCAGCGAGAAAGATTTACAAAAGAAGACCATCCCGCTGGTTGGGTTCAGTGGAGAGACAGCCAACTCGTTGGGCGAGATAGTAATCCCAACCtacgtgggaggagtcaacaaacaGGTGAGGTACTTGGTCATAGATGGACCCTCTACCTACAACGTTATTCTTGAAAGGCCATGGCTGCACCTAATGAAAGCAGTTCCCTCAACATACCATCACTACATAAAGTTCCCCAcgccatggggagtagagacagTATGAGGAGACCAGgaagaagctagaggctgctacaagaaaGCGTTAAAGTGCACAGCCAGCCCTCTAGCATAACAATCACAGAAGCAGcatgtccaggacgaatacattgagCCTCCAGCCGAGGAGTTGGAccagatcaacctggacaagctgcacccagctAGAACTGTGTTAATAGAGGCAGGGTGCACGGGCGACCTCAGACAACGCCTAATTGAATTCTTGCAAACCAAcatggattgtaacacccccatataccaaggagccttaacaaggctttccttagcatataaaggcgttaccatctcggttgcccgaggaaagcaatcataaaaagttgataaaagaacatttatagttactTTACAAGTGGATTAAACAAAAACTACTGATACAAACGATACAACTCACCAACACTATGTAAACTACtcctgtcatgactcgtgaagactcatcccgccaagactccggctaccatccaagacatcacctgctaagactgactactcaccataagggatcacgacagacacaacagaaacaaacaagaaacaaccacacaaggtcagtaactgaggcaagacacaacatcaactaccagCATACTACAAATACAACCAAGCACACACACAAGTCACTACCACTCcagccaatcaccgtcaccgactgtccactggaccagccctgccaatgggggaccgcagccgttcccacctaagcctcactcatcatatcgagcgataaccctgtcccattaatgtgcccatcctctcccgtggcgggttccacggagggcgaaactaggacgTGAAGTCACTccagcaagtgactccactcagccgaggacgcacctcgagaaccatagacaatcattcacaatcagctgcaccacaacaacaacaaacgaaacaACCCAACACCAACCGATTACTATAATCAATCAACCACACTGACACTATAATCagcacaacaaccgacacactaaacaaccaacagaaattgagtaggggaacctacctttagccaatcgcaacgattccttgttcaatcacatgacatcaaccaagcaagcaaaacgCTATACAAACATCTTAAAAGCCTATTACTACCACCACAATCCTATAaggaacaacaatgacaaagatgatgatgatgacatacctacgcatcgtatatcggcgtcaagaccgctacccgactcaagcaacctatccccaaggcacaagcatcctcaaaggctcccatggaaggaattaagGTGAAGGAAAAGAGgtaaggcgacatctaggtctgaaggaaggaggcgaaaatgatttgcgattctatcaaaacacgattataaaccctcgttgtaaagacgctactcgatcgagtaaccaacctactcgatcgagtgtcccctactcgatcgagtacccaagctactcgatcgagtagccccgaaTAGATCGAGTGCCACTCATCCCAAGGTCTATCACTACACGAGGCATCCCTTGCACGAATTCCCAAAGACTATCGCATgcccccaaggtcggtcaacgttggtcaacgggtccctaaaaggacgggtattacagtcttccccccttaaaaagaacttggTCTCCGAAGTTTGACTCATCCTTCCCCAACCACATGACAAGAAACTAAGTTCgacaccaccgtttacccgacacaggtcaacaaaaCTACTTAGAAATATTATCCCCACTATGTATgtccatcaaacatcatcatcgtcaATTGCCTAACACACACCACACACCCAAGCCTCAACGAACCACTACTTGAGTTACCGCACATAACATGCATCAACACGACCAACTCAACTATCGTTAATACTACTACATCGAATTATTCAGACATACATCAACGTAACTTCGATACTATATTTTCACTGGTCGCAATTACCAAAAACATGCAACACAACGGTCCTATCACAGATTCACAAcaatgtatgattcatagccgcACAACGCAAAACCACTACTGACAACCTCGCTACTGCTCATGACACCATACTCTCATTATAACATAACGAAAGATTACTGAAAATAAGGTATAACGACATGTCATCTTGTTCGACAATTACTCATTCTCACTTAAATAtacaatttcctcaaccaaaacTATTAAAATAATCATAAACTCATACTTGGAATGTAACAGAGATATTACAAAATATTACAAGCATACGGCAAAATTGTTATAGATTCGgctttttcttttgcgacattactcttcctctctaaaaaggaatttcgtccccgaagttcaccatcagaCGACTTCCCTGTCCCTTAACCCGACACTTATCACATCTTATTGACATTACTTATGAACCACCCCTAATATTAATTCATATACACATGCCACTTTACACACAGACATTACGTGACCACAACCCCTACAACCGTAAACTATTGAGATTGCATACTACCTCATGGACCCATACAAGCACATATCCTATGACAACTAGCAGCTTCTCAAtaacttgatattatacaaccacATGGAAGAAGTGAGGATATTATAAACATAGCAATCGGTAAACCGTGACAGATGGTATGCGCATACAGACAAAAGGCGATACAATTACTACTAAAACTGCGTGAATTGCTCAAAATCCATGTCCATTCCCGACCACTGACGCCACATAACCACTACTCACAAGCCAACTATATGTacatatacaaaaatgaactttAAACAGCATTACTTGCATGTCAAGTTCCCGTAACGATACGTTATCGTCCCGTCGCACCTATATCTCACAAAACTTCATTTATAACGCAAGCACGAGTCAAAACATAACTAATAATGCGaccaaaacatgttactaaccttcAACAGTCATGATAAATATCGAAACATCcaaaaataaaagcattcaaacaatttaattttcaaaaagtgcctgtaacagtgtcactcaatcgagtgggtaaGGCACTCGATTGAGctaaccctactcgatcgagtatcttagctactcgatcgagttgctcgAGATCAGAATACCCCTTGAGTagacacacctgcagctactcgatcgagtgaggggcactcgatcgagtggcttcaaGTAAAAAATGCTCTAAATTTCAAAAACAAGCTATATAATCGCATAACCACGAGTCGGGATGATATCTCGTCCACCAATCCTGTAAAACAAGTTCAAAATaagcaagtacggccttatgACCACCGATACAACCAAGTTCCAAAAGAAAGTACCGACCGAATCAACTAACATCCATCAAActacaaacataaaagaaaggaacagagtatcactcctgctgctacTGCTCGTCTATCACGAcatcctcatctccaccaccacccgaAGTGCCTGCTCTCGACGTACCAAGACCCGCATCACCACCGGCTCCAGCATCTGGCCTCATGTACCAAGGGGTCAAACCACCGTAAGGGTACGCCTGAGGCTCTCCTCAAGTAGACATGTCCACCCCATAAGAGTGAAAAACCCCGCTGCTGTCcccgactcccctccaccaaaccggatgaggTCCCGAGGTCCCAATTCCCTGAACATAAGCCATCTTATGCAAGTTTCGGATCGTCAAGGTGGAGGACACTCTCTCAGCAAGGTAGCTCTCACGCATCTCCGGGGTATCGAAAGAAGGGTAACCAGGAAACGGATACTGTGGTGGTACCGGCTGCTGTGGCTgagtctcagccatcctctctcGCACTCGGCGTGGCCCTCTCCCAATCCTAGGTCGATCCTCCTCAGCcctcacattctcccccttcctcggctcaggcATGACTCAGAAGATCTCCGGGTCGATGAAGTACGTCTGCCTCGCAGGACGCGCAtccccctcctcctcctcgtcagaatcaGCAGATATAGTTTCCATAGGtaaaggctctgtcggtgggaggtgctcaggagctggtatcttcatccaactTATTTCCCACACCCTCCACGATAAACTAGcatcctccaaggttctcaaccatttcaggtcgaggaagtaaGCTCTGTCCAAGGTAGGTACCGGGGTGGCTAACGGGGTGTaggccgaagaagcctcaaaggaagttagcttctcagctaaacgtgtggcaatggcaccacaactcaggatcctagtgtcagacgaggccatcaaagctagacTGGCACACAGTATGGCGGGagcactaaaggtcactctctCAGTCCGCTCGGGGTTAAGGTATGCCATCAGAAGAATtaactcatgtgagttcaacttactcacatccgaTCTCTTGTAGAGGAGGCACGGCAAGGCACGAAGAAAGAttttcaaagtgacatgttgcacatcattgatcaacatgttactagcagtgggagctgatttcccggtgataTAATGCATAAGACTGCTAACCCGACGCTCGGTCGGTATGTCACGAAGGGCTCCCTTGGCAGGCTTAGTCaagccaaggtgagaagcaaacatgtccatggtcaagACAAAGCTGGTATTCATGAGACGGAACTCCACAGTTTGTTCgaccggctcgtatttaaacgagctcatgaactcgagGGTAAAAAAGGGATACGAATGCTTTCGTAAGCGATAAAGTTCGGTCAACCACAAGGACTCAAAGATGTGTCTTACATCGGTCTCAACACCCAGATCATCCAAAAGGGTCGTGTCAATGCAGCGTGTCGGTCTCATCTTACGAGTCTGTAAAGCCACAAACTTCTTTCTTTGTGTGAAATCAACAAATACCACATACGGGTATTCGGGTATAGCCGGGACTAccggtccactcccttccccaatttcgggctcagaagccctacccctcttactctGTCTGGTCCCTACTGTCAGTCTCGgtatctgtttcagcatacaatttaAATATACCGCCACATATACACTAAACATACAAAGCATACATGTTTGATCATAaaagaatcatctaagtacacactatcaccaacaaatccaaaattataagaaaaatttCCAATTCTTAtgaatcagacggtctctacagttgTAGaaattttgacatatttagcatgAATTAACTTAACCACTACTACTTTTAGGACTCAAACCTTCAAAACATATTCATATACAACCCAAGTTCACAATAACATGAGACGAATTACaattggggcacttttaagacggagttttaagacaaattttgggGTGAAAATCACAACAATCGACTCCATACATGATATATACGGCATAGATTACTCAATTTTCATCCTTTTACATACAatagacaaccaaaaatcaattcaatttctcaaaccctaaaattttcggTTCATATTACCTCCAATTTAATTCGATTTTTGCATACTTGACAACAATAATCATCAAAGGaaagcatctagatcatattgCAACAATTAGAAGCAAGTTTTAACAcatataaatcgatttttcaacacTTTCCATCATCCTATATGAttctaattgattaaaaacatTAAAATAGAGGGAGCATTCATACCTTTATCAATTAGGAAGTAAAAAGAACGAAATCAAGCAAGAAaattagcaaattgaagcacctCAATCACAAGAATCAAAGGGTTTGAGAGGGATTTGGGAATAAGGGTTtgcggaaataaggaagaaataagGGAATGAATAAGAGAAAGGGTATATGAACCCTCAAATTTTCAGGTActgtagcactcgatcgagtaagtctggtactcgatcgagtggcctccactcgatcgagtgggagctactcggtcgagtttccgttgggaattccaactttctcgacgttatagcttcctaactagatcgaatgaggtctactcggtctagtaggcactcatactcggCCAAGCAAGGCTAAGTACACGGCCGAAAATACCAGATTAGTTAAAGTTCCCTGCAAAACAgcaacgcgtgtcgattccaaaaataACTTTGGAAACCGTCACAGATTATTATACTCATTCACGTAGTATTACTACCACGCAAGCTCAAAACATACATTCTCGCAAACTCATTACTCCACTAAACACATCCGTTTTATTTTATGACAACCGTTAACCAATTAAATGTTTAATCAATTAGTTCGATCACGCACATTTTCACACATATCCTCCTATTTCTACTCATATAAATGTGACTAAAGCAAAGAAATTCCAATCACGCCCTAGTATCTTTGATAATGTAACCACTAATCATATCACTCTAAGCATCCATTTAATCATTCATCCATTACTTGCCATTCAAGTCTACTCGAAATCTAACTATACCACAACATATAAAAAGTAGTTTACTCAACTTAATCATGTCACATGCGGAAGCATTCAACCATTCATCTATCGCATTTCCAAATTCTATTTTGATAACCATTACAACAAAATCAGAACTTACTAATTATCATTATTACCACACACAAGACTCACAAGTTCTTTAGATCAACCACTAATACCAACTATTTAGGAAAAAATTACCATCACCACATCATACCCACTATCACGTACTATAAACGCTTCATCATTTCTACTACTTTCATACACATCTCTACTCAACCGTATACTTTCACCATTTCCATCACCATCACACATACTAGCATCAATATAAACTTCAGCACAAACATTTCTAGCATAACCATTACACACATTAGGCACATACTTTCCGACTTGACATTCCCatacccggtgactggcttaagcataatgggtccatgattttgaaatgagggtgcctactcacccaaaatctagcatcagctggggcttccaatacacatacaccaggttcattttattagacccgctacgttcattaggctcatttgttacaggttccaaaatcgaggCTCTAAtactactttgtaacacccccatatatcaagaagccttaacaagaccttccctagcatataaaggcgttaccatctcggttgcccgaggaaagcaatcatcaaaagtcgataaaagaacatttatagttactttacaagtgattaaaccaaaactactAATACAAACGATACAACTCATCAACACTATGTAAACTATtcctgtcatgactcgtgaagactcatcccacCAAGACTCCggctaccatccaagacatcacctgctaagactggcTGCTCACTATAAGGGATCATGGCAAACGCAACAGAAACAAAaaagaaacaaccacacaaggttagtaacttaggcaagacacaacatcaactactagcATACTACAAATACAACCAAGCACACACACAAGTCACAACCACTCCAGctaatcaccgtcaccgactgtcccctggaccagccttgccagtggggaaccgcagccgttTTCACCtgagccccgctcatcatattgagcgataaccttgtcccattaatgtgcacatcccctcccgtggcgggttccacggagggcgaaactatggcgtgaagccactccagcaagtgactccactcagccgaggacgcacctcgacaACCATAGAAAATCattcacaatcagctgcaccacaacaacaacaaacgaaacaACCCAACACCAACCGATTACTATAATCAATCAACCACACTG is a genomic window containing:
- the LOC141631607 gene encoding uncharacterized protein LOC141631607, with product MEKSGRKQPTSKNDERYMPYGRGVNKVDNREENQQLPTLAEYGFTIGVRGILKALREMGDRVRWPRPPVEGHAWRKDSKKKCEFHCDIGHNTEDCYTLRREIRRLYEQGELSHLLPPAKRRATETKGDRPETSCRISHNDLPTVAFDEGDVHYGHEHHDALIITLSMANCTVRKVLVDTSSSVNLIMLKIVENMGFSEKDLQKKTIPLVGFSGETANSLGEIVIPTYVGGVNKQVRYLVIDGPSTYNVILERPWLHLMKAVPSTYHHYIKFPTPWGVETV